Within Fervidobacterium thailandense, the genomic segment TAGACTGTTCCATGAAATTATGAAAAACCCACCGAATTATTGTATAATTCCTTAAAAAGGGGTACACCCCCCTCCACCCCACGAAAGGAGGTATACCCTATGCCAAGAAAACTCAACCTTCCTCAAAGACCTTCATGCCCCTACTGCCATCATCCCAAAGTCTACGTCAATTCACGCTACTTCCGCCGTGCTCCTGACGGCTCCCTTACCCAGGTCTTCAGCTTCATCTGCCCTAACTGCAAACGCACTTTCTCCTTCCCAAAGGCCTCTCGCTCACCCAAACCTAACAAGCTCTTCAACTTCTCCTACCCCAGGTGCCCTCACTGCAACACTACCATGGAAATCTACAAAATTCGCTCTTCTTTCGTCCGTTTCCGCTGCCGCAAATGCAAGTATAAGTCTAACGTTTACTTACTCAAAAACTCCTCTCCTCAAACCAACCCCTTACCTTTCTCCCCAAACTATCCTCTCTTCATCTGCCTTCTTGCCTTCATCCTCTTCTTCTCTAACCTCTCATTCAGACAAATCAGAAACGTCCTATCTCTCAACGGCTACTCCCCGAGTGTTTCTACCATCTACCGCTGGATAAAAGCACTCTCTTCTGCCATCAAGTTTACTCCCATCCATTTTGAGGTCCTTTGTGTCGATGAAAAGTTCGAAAAACTCGCTTCAAAGGGAAAGACCGATACCGTCTATGTCTTTCTTGCTGTCAGTCTTGATAACTACCTGATTGCTAACTTCCGTGTCTCTCTCAACCGTGATACGCTCCAAGCCATCAAGCTAATATTCCCTTGTCAGCCTAAGCTTGTGCTATCTGATGGATTAACCTCATACGCTCAAGCCTGTGAGTATCTAAACATTTCCCACAAAACCATCAGCTCCAGAGTAAATCAAGCGGTAGAATCCAGAAACAGCCTTCTTGCGATGTTCACGCAAATCAGAAGAGGGTTCAAGAAGCTATCAAACGTGATTGAGTACATCAAAGCATTTGTTGTGCTCCACAACATCAAGCGGGAGTTGAGAATGCAAGAGCCGGGAGACTGGGTGAAGATACAAAGGCCGCTGGTGGAGTACCTGGTGAATCATTTTGAAGAGCTATTTGCGTTTGGCTGAGTTGTGGAGCGTGTTGAGTAAATGAAAGTGGAATACAGAAGAAGTTAAGCTGCGAGAGCAGCGGGGATGATGTTTTGGCAAAGCTGAGGAAAATAGCGCTTTTGAGAGTCAAAAAAGATTTCAAAGACCAAAGTTTTTGTTGGAGACCGGGCGGCATACCCTTTACTATCGTACCCTAATCATATCGAAGAGTAACTAATAGAATGTTATTTGGTGTAGCTCGTTTTTTCAAGCATCGTTTCCCAGCTTACTTTGGACAGGGTAAAACTTGTTTCTTTATATCGTATCTTTTGAATCATTATTAGAAGAAAAAACTAACGTGTTTTAAAATGGCAAATTCTTTTCTATTGTCAGGTAGATGTTAACTCTAAGAACACTTGAATATACTGATTTCCAACATTTTCAGGGGAATATTTATTTATTAATAAGTTGTTGTATGAAGAGTCTTGATTATCATAAACTCTCATGCTTTTTGCTTTTAATATTTGATTTAACCATTCCATTTCATCCAACGGATTGTTTACAAATAGTATTTTATTGTATCCATTTGTGACTTCAACAATAGCTTCTATGTTAGAAGCAACTATAATTGCACCGACTGCAGAAGCTTCTACAGGGGGCATACCAAAGCCTTCAAACACACTTGGAAACAAAAAACAATAACAATGTTTCATTAAAACAAATTTTTCATCGTCGGAAACAAATCCTGTTGATATAACATTATTTTCCAAACCTTCCTTCTTAATAAATCGCCAAAGATCACTTTCTTTTAGATCCCTCACACCAGTTATTACCAATTTTGTTGGTAAATCGACTTTTTCTTCTATTATTTTTTTTAAAAGTTTAAGTAAAACTTCTGTGTTCTTGTGTGGTAGCAAGGAACTAACGGTGTAGAAATATTCTCCCGGATTTAAGTCTAATCGTCTAAGATATTGACTATGGTCAAGATAAAACCAATCACGATTAGGTACAATGATGGGATCGTATATGACCTTTATCTTTTCTTCGTCAACGTCAAATTGCGAGAGTATATCATTTTTGGTAAAGTTAGATATTGCAACAACAAGATCCGCGTTTTTCAGAGAATAGTACCAAGAAAGGGAATACTTAATTCGCTGTAGGCATGTAGCATATTCTGGGTAGTGTCGGAAAAGTAAGTCGTGAAAAGTAACTACTTGTTTGACACTTTTAATCCTTCTAAGAGGATAAATCGGGGTAGGATGGTAAAGTATATCCAAGTTATACCTTGATGCTAACCTCCCAAAAAAGATATATTGATAGGTTAATACTTCAATAACATTGAATGGATCAACGTTCACATCCACGACTAAGAATTTATCAAGTCCGTCCCACTGTTTTAAATATTTTATAGATTTTCTATTAACGAAAACAATAAATTCTATATCATCAGCCGTCTTTAACTGACTGAATCCAGAAATTAAATTTTTGGCAAATTGCTCAACTCCACCCATCTTCTTTGGTTTTAGCCATAATAAATTAATTCCAACTCTCATCTTTACCCTCCTAATTATAATTAATTGTGTAGACTATTCTACGAAAATATGAAAACCATCCGAACCAGTTGTATAATTCTTTAAATCTGTTTTTTGGAGAGTTCAGAAATGTTTTATTCTTAATGGTTACTTTCCTAGTCTTTCTACTATCTTGGGTTGCAGCTCTTTCATTTCCTTTACCCACATATCCTTATTTTTATCCTTAATTTTACTGTCTCCCTCGCTCCACCTCTGTTAAAAGTGATTACATATGTTCCACAAGATAGTTTGATGAAGTATTTCAGTCCTTTTCATTATTCCCATTCGCTTGCCATACTCAGGATCACGAACTTTCCCTCAAGACCGTAGCGTTTTCTGAAATCACTCGGTGTGGGTTTGAAAATGTCCGTGTCTATGCCGTTTGGAATCACTTCAACCGGGTACTCTTTGAGAAACGATTCTTTTACAAGATTCGAAAGCCAGCGAGATGGAGCAACAATTATTACGCGCCTCAACCCCGTGAAGAGTTCTTTTTTTGCGTTCACAGTTCTGCTTGGAGTTGTCAAAAAGCCAGCTTGCGTGGTATCGACCTTTTTGTGGAAACTTGTGACATCCTGTTTTCCACCTATCCCATCCTACGTAGTTAAAATGCACGAATGCCCAGTGAACTCAGCAATCGTTGAGTGCCCAAACAACAGGCTTCTGTTTGCTTTTCAAGTAATTGAAGAGTATTGTAGATGTAAGATGTCTGGGTTTATCTCATCGACCTTCTTTAAAAACTCCTTCGTTGCCCTCCACAAGCCAAATCCATGGGAATCAAAGAGTCGGGTTTTCAATACGTGCAAGTAAAGATCCAGACTGTTTCCTATCCTTATTGCCTCCGGGCATCCGATAGTCGGTGGACGGCCAAAGGCTACATAGCTCTGATGTCCGTTTTTAACTAATACCTTGTGTATATCCAGTACGATCCTTCCGGTGCTTCTCCGTCCACAAACGGAGTTTATTTGGAGTATCTTCATTCTCGTGAGTCACCACTCACAACGTACTGTTTATAGGTATTGCGAAGACCATCGTCAAGAGAAATTTTTGGCTGCCATCCAAATTTTATCATTGTTGATATGTCGAGAAGTTTCCGAAAGACTCCATCAGGTTTTGTAGAATCTTTTGAAATATACCCATGGAATTCGGTAATTTTGGCAATCTTGTAAAAAAGATCGCTAAGTTTTATATCTTCGCCAACACCGACATTTACAAAGTAGTCTGGGGAAACTTTCCTAAGCTCGTTAGCATCAACGTTTTCCATCAAATATACACAGGCATCCGCTAAATCGTCAACATGCATAAACTCTCTATAAACTTCCCCAGAACCCCAAACCGTTACTTCACCGTATTTAACACCTACTTTTTCAAGAACTCTAATTATGCTGTCCTTGTCGTCGATGTTCAGCTCTTTTTCCAACCCGAACCCAATTGGGTAGCGGGTCAAATCTCTCTTTATACCGTCCCAATCATCGTTCATGAGGAGCTTGCCGAGGTGAAATTTTCTGATAAGCGCTGGTATAACATGCGCCGTCTCAAGGTTGTAGTTGTCGTTCGGACCGTAAAGATTCGTTGGCATGACTGAAATGAAATTCGTACCATACTGTTCGTTAAAGTACCTGCAAAGTTTTATAGCCGATATTTTAGCTACTGCATATGGTTCGTTTGTTGGTTCAAGAGGTCCCGTTAGCAAGTACTCTTCCTTCATCGGTTGTGGAGCGTTTTTGGGGTAAATGCACGAAGAACCAAGATTCAAAAGTTTTTTCACTCCGTACCTGTACGAAGCTTCTATTACATTTGCGGCGATCATTATGTTTTGGTAAATAAAATCAGCCTTGTACGTACTGTTCGCAAGTATTCCTCCCACCTTTGCGGCCGCCAAAAACACGTACTCTGGCCTTTCCTTTTCAAAAAACTCCCTTACCGCTCTCTGATCCGTCAAATCAAGTTCCTGGTGCGTTCTAAGAACCAAGTTGTTATAGCCTTTTTCTACGAGCTTCCTGACTATAGCGCTGCCAACCATTCCTCTGTGACCAGCGACATAAATCTTCGCTGATTTTTCCATAATTTCACCTCTTAAGCAATTTCATAGACTGTTCCACGGAATTATGAAAAACCCACCGAATTATTGTATAATTCCTTAAAAAGGGGTACACCCCCCTCCACCCCACGAAAGGAGGTATACCCTATGCCAAGAAAACTCAACCTTCCTCAAAGACCTTCATGCCCCTACTGCCATCATCCCAAAGTCTACGTCAATTCACGCTACTTCCGCCGTGCTCCTGACGGCTCCCTTACCCAGGTCTTCAGCTTCATCTGCCCTAACTGCAAACGCACTTTCTCCTTCCCAAAGGCCTCTCGCTCACCCAAACCTAACAAGCTCTTCAACTTCTCCTACCCCAGGTGCCCTCACTGCAACACTACCATGGAAATCTACAAAATTCGCTCTTCTTTCGTCCGTTTCCGCTGCCGCAAATGCAAGTATAAGTCTAACGTTTACTTACTCAAAAACTCCTCTCCTCAAACCAACCCCTTACCTTTCTCCCCAAACTATCCTCTCTTCATCTGCCTTCTTGCCTTCATCCTCTTCTTCTCTAACCTCTCATTCAGACAAATCAGAAACGTCCTATCTCTCAACGGCTACTCCCCGAGTGTTTCTACCATCTACCGCTGGATAAAAGCACTCTCTTCTGCCATCAAGTTTACTCCCATCCATTTTGAGGTCCTTTGTGTCGATGAAAAGTTCGAAAAACTCGCTTCAAAGGGAAAGACCGATACTGTCTATGTCTTCCTTGCCGTTAGCTTCGATAACTACCTGATTGCTAACTTCCGTGTCTCTCTCAACCGTGATACGCTCCAAGCCATCAAGCTAATATCCCCTTGTCAGCCAAAGCTTGTGCTATCTGATGGATTAACCTCATACGCTCAAGCCTGTGAGTATCTGAACATTTCCCACAAAACCATCAGCTCCAGAGTAAATCAAGCGGTAGAATCCAGAAACAGCCTTCTTGCGATGTTCACACAAATCAGAAGAGGGTTCAAGAAGTTATCGAACGTGATTGAGTACATCAAAGCATTTGTTGTGCTCCACAACATCAAACGGAAGTTGAGAATGCAAGAGCCAGGAGACTGGGTGAAGATACAAAGACCGCTGGTGGAGTACCTGGTGAATCATTTTGAAGAGCTATTTGCGTTTGGCTGAGTTGTGGAGTGTGTTGAGTAAATGAAAGTGGAATACAGAAGAAGTCAAGCTGCGAGAGCAGTAAGGGTGATGTTTTGTTAAAGCTGAGAAAAACAGCGTTTTTGAGAGCCGAAGGATGATTTCAAAGACCGAGATTTTTGTTGAGGACCGAGCAGTATACCCTTTAATATCGTACCCTAATCATATCGTCGAACAGACTCCAATTTCATTGGTTTATCCTCTCATTTCTCCATTTCTCTTTTATCGCGAGTTTTAGGTCATGCTTAACCATGATTCTCACAAGTTCTTCAAACGTCACTTCAGGTTTCCAACCAAGTTTTTCACGAGCTTTTGAAGCATCTCCTACCAACAGTTCCACTTCTGTTGGTCGAAAGTACCTTGGATCTACCTCTACAACGACATTCCCCGGCTTTAAATGCGAAACGTCTAGTTTATAATTTGCAAGATCAGGATGTTGTTTTTGCAGTTCCAGGATCTGCGAAGACAACTTATCAGTATTTACTGATTTTATAACTCCCTTCTCTTCTATCCCTTCGCCCACCCATTCAATCTTGATACCCAGTTCGAGAAAAGCTCTTTCACAAAATTCTCTGACACTATGCATCTCTCCTGTTGCCAAAACGTAATCATCTGGTTCTGGCTGCTGGAGCATAAGCCACATACCCCTTACGTAGTCTTTTGCATATCCCCAGTCTCGCTTTGCGTTAAGGTTCCCAAGATACAGTTTTTTCTGCGTTCCAACGAGAATCCTTGTAGCCGCTCGTGTGATTTTTCTTGTGACAAACGTCTCTCCCCTTCTTTCGGATTCGTGGTTAAAAAGGATTCCGTTGCAAGCAAATATGCCGTAAGCCTCGCGATAGTTTACAGTTATCCAATAAGCGTACAATTTCGCCACAGCGTACGGACTTCGAGGATAAAATGGTGTAGTTTCTTTTTGAGGAATTTCTTGAACTTTTCCAAAAAGTTCAGAAGTGCTGGCTTGGTAGAACTTAACCTTTTTTTCCATTCCAAGTAATCTAATCGCTTCTAAAAGTCTAAGCGTTCCAAGTGCATCCGCGTTTGCCGTGTATTCGGGAGTTTCGAAAGAAACCTTAACGTGGCTCTGCGCACCGAGGTTATATATTTCATCCGGCTCAATTTCTTTTAAGAGTCTTATCAAGCTTGTGGAATCTGTCAAATCACCATAATGCAGAAAAAACCTGTCAGTTTCATGCGGATCCCGGTATAAGTGCTCTATTCTGGCGGTGTTAAAAGACGAGCTTCTTCGGATAATGCCATGAACTTCGTATCCCTTTTCAAGAAGGAATTCGGATAAAAAGCTACCGTCTTGACCTGTGATACCCGTAATTAAGCACCTTTTCACCAAATGGCCCTCCCCTAATACAAGTCTCTAAGCAGTTCTTCTACCTTGAACTTCTTAAATATGAACTTCGTTTTTAGACTCAGCCATAACTTCCACAACATCTTTCCAAAAACCGCTAACCACGGTGGAGAAATTGATACCTCTCTTGCAATTTTGTAGCACTCAAGATTTGCCTTGAGAATATGCATGATGTTCTTATTGCTCGTTCCACCAAGGGAAAAAACCGTTAGAAATTCATTGACGTATATAACATTCTCAGCAAGCTGAAAAACAAGCCAAAGAACTTTTATATCAGACGCAATTTTATAAGTAGTATCAAATCCCTGGATTTCATTTAGCCATGTTTTTTTATGAATGTACTTCCGTGTGGTGGATGCCATCCAAATTTTAATCTTGCTTTGAGAAATTTCCCTGAGATAAAAAGTCTTTTGACAATTAAGCGTCCTCTCTTTCTTTTTACCATGACTTGATTGCCATAGAGAATGTCTGGCTTATATTCTATCAAATTTCGTAGAATTAATTCTATCTTTTCTGTGATAAGCACATCTCCTGCTCCTAGTACTAGTACGTATTCCCCATTTGAGATCTTTAAGCCCTTATTAAGCGCATCGTAAATACCGTTGTCTGGTTCTGAAATAAACTTATCAACGACATTTAAGCCTGCGAAATACTCGATGATCCTTCTTGTGTTGTCGCTTGAATTTCCGTCAATAACAACACATTCTAAATAGACTCCGTTATTATGGAAGAATTGCTTGGCTTTCATCACACTCTTTAGGGTTTCTGTAACCTGTTGTTCGACATTGAAAGTAGGTATTATAACGGAAACCAAAGGACCACGATTTTCAATTTGTGCAATTTTTTGGAAACTCTCAAATTTGTTCAATTTACCTCGCCCCTCTTCTCCAAAACAACGCCTCTATCGTTTGAATCAATATGCGTAAATCAAGCAATGTTGAGCGGTTTTTTATGTAATAGAGATCATACTCCGTTTTTCTCCTGTATTCATCCAAGCTTGTCGTGTGTGAAAAGTTAATCTGAGCCCAGCCGGTGATTCCTGGTTTGAGTTTTAGCCTGTAACTGTAATAAGGTATATTTTCAGACGACAGTTTGTGATATTCGATCATCTCTGGCCTAGGACCAACAAGGCTCATTTTTCCTTTCAAAACAAGCCAAAACTGCGGTGCTTCGTCTATCCTTGTTCTTCTAAGAAATTTACCGACAGTGAGAGCTCTTTCTGAAATATTTGAGTTGGGATTTTCGGGATTGTAATTCTCATTCCGCAAGGTTCGAAGTTTTATGAACTCAAAAGGCTCTCCGTTGCGTCCAATTCGTACCTGCCGAAATATTACAGGTTTTCCGTCCTCAATTAAAATTAATAGCCCAGCTACCACTATCAACGGTGCATAAATCACCAATCCAACAACCGCACCAATAACATCAATTATTCTTTTTACCGGTGATTCCGAAACCTTTTCGAACTCAATTTCATAGTACTCCCTGAACTTATCAATTAGCTCGAGCGGAATGCGTTTTAGGACTTTTTCGGCTAAGTGTGGGAGGAACTCAACTTGAACTTTATGCTTTCGAACAAGCTCTTTCACCGTTTCGTACAATTTGTAATCAGCAACCAATATGTGTGTATGTGTTTCCATCTTTTTGAGTACGACCTCCGGGGATGGGTTGACAAACTCTGAAAAAAGATATCTTCCCTGCGATTTTTCCTCTATTTCTCTGATTATATCCTCGGTATCACTCTTTTTTCCAATCACAAGAAACCTTACAGGTTTTTTCGATCGTCTTTCGATCTTACGGAGAGCAACATTGAGAGCTGGAATGGACGGTAGGAGTGAAACGATGGCGTAAAATGTTCTAAAATAAGGAATTCGGAATTTAAGCATGGAGAAAAGCGCAGACAGAAATAAGGTTGTTAAAACTGACGATACACCAACTCTGGTTAACTGTTCGTGCAGACTTTCTAAGTGATCCACGTCGCAAGTGCGAAATGCAAATATGGAGATTCCAAAAGTGATTCCGTACAATGTGGCCAACAACACCTCGTTTGTAAAGCAGTAGAGAATAAATGCTGCCAATAATGAGTCAAGAATAATAACAACTGTAGGCATAGATACCCCCCAATAGCCTATTTAATCGATATTGAGGATCTTTTTAGATCTTTCGATCAGCTCCTTGTATCTCTTAAAAGCATTCCAGTTAATTGTTCCCCGTTTTGTTCCATGATAGTCGGTCCCTAAAAACTCCACGTAGCCCTCTTTCATGTAAAATTTATCCGTCTCTATTGAATCCAAGTTCATCTGAAAGTAGACGTTCATGTCTTTAAGCTTTCGGATAATTCTTGCGTTTTCCCGTAACCACTGATACCTTTCTACATGGGCGAGGATGACTTCGTATCCATCAAGTTGAAGCTGAAATATTGTGTCGAACAAATAAAGTGGGTAATTGATAGTATCGAGTTCAACCAATACAAAGCGATCTCTGATAGGAATGAAGTTTCCAGGACGCGGTGTTAGATACAATTCGCTTCCAAGGAAGAGTTTTACACCGATTTGTGCACTCTCGTTTAAAAGTACGTTGAAATTCTCTCTAATCTTCACGGGATCACTCTTAACTGTTGGATGACATATGTGCGGTGTCAAAACAATACAGTCAACGCCGTTTTTTTTGTATTCGTTGAGAATTTGCAAAGATTCATCCAGTGTTTCCACACCGTCATCCACACCGAACAGAACATGACAGTGAATGTCTAACAATGTCAACCACCCGACTTGTTGTCAATAGATTTGTAATGCTTACGCTCTCATATTGTATCATATTGAACGAAATCTGTCCATTAATTTTTGTTAAAGAAATCACTTCCGCTTCAAAAGATCGTTTATCAAGCCACCTAAGACTTTCTTAGTTTGATTTATTTGTTTTCTCCTTCGACTCACTTTCTTCTTCCTTTTTCCGTCTTGCGTGTAGTAATAATAGTAATAGTAGTAGTAACCCATATGTTTCTCGCCTATACCATTGATAACAGCCCCGAGTAATTTGGACGCTGATGTCACAATGTTTTCGTAAGCCACTCTTAGGGAAGGCTTCTGAGTTTTTCCAGCCCTGACTGTAAGTACCAAACAATCGATGTACTTTGAGACGATAACTGCATCCGCAGCTGCAAGAACAGGAGGTAAATCAACAACTATCCTGTCGTATCTTTCCTTAAATATCTGCAGGATTTCTTCCATCTTCTTTGAGGTAAGTAGTGCGGTTGGATTGGGAGGAATTGGTCCAACTGGGATTATATCCAGGTTTTCCATGTATTTTATTGTAATATCCTCGATAGGTGCGTTTTTCAAGATGTGATTTACAATTCCAGCATGTGCCCTTTCAATTCCAAATACTTTTTCAACTCGGGGTTTGCGCATGTCCAAGTCCAAAACCAGCGTTCGCAGTCCGTTTTGGGCATATGATATAGCAATATTTGCAGCTAAGAAGGTTTTACCCTCACCTGGCCCGGCACTTGTTATTCCCACGGCTTTCGGAGGAACTGTATCGGAGTATTCGATGTTCGTTGAGACAAGTTTCAAAGACTCTGCTCCCGGCGAAGTTGGGCTGTTTAACACAACAAGCTCCGGATGCTCGCTACCAGCTGGAAACTGAATCTCGGGTATCCTTCCAAGGATAGGTTTGTCCTTGAGTAAGTGTTTGATGTATTCTTCGTCCGTGATAGTTTTGTCAAGACTTTCTACCATGAAAATAACCATTATTCCCAAGAAAAATCCCAAAACGGATGCTACAGCCAAGAGAAGTCTTTTGTTTGGTTTGACTGGAACCGTAGGTGTTATTGCAGGGTCAACAATCGTTGCGCG encodes:
- the gmd gene encoding GDP-mannose 4,6-dehydratase, with translation MKRCLITGITGQDGSFLSEFLLEKGYEVHGIIRRSSSFNTARIEHLYRDPHETDRFFLHYGDLTDSTSLIRLLKEIEPDEIYNLGAQSHVKVSFETPEYTANADALGTLRLLEAIRLLGMEKKVKFYQASTSELFGKVQEIPQKETTPFYPRSPYAVAKLYAYWITVNYREAYGIFACNGILFNHESERRGETFVTRKITRAATRILVGTQKKLYLGNLNAKRDWGYAKDYVRGMWLMLQQPEPDDYVLATGEMHSVREFCERAFLELGIKIEWVGEGIEEKGVIKSVNTDKLSSQILELQKQHPDLANYKLDVSHLKPGNVVVEVDPRYFRPTEVELLVGDASKAREKLGWKPEVTFEELVRIMVKHDLKLAIKEKWRNERINQ
- a CDS encoding glycosyltransferase family 4 protein codes for the protein MRVGINLLWLKPKKMGGVEQFAKNLISGFSQLKTADDIEFIVFVNRKSIKYLKQWDGLDKFLVVDVNVDPFNVIEVLTYQYIFFGRLASRYNLDILYHPTPIYPLRRIKSVKQVVTFHDLLFRHYPEYATCLQRIKYSLSWYYSLKNADLVVAISNFTKNDILSQFDVDEEKIKVIYDPIIVPNRDWFYLDHSQYLRRLDLNPGEYFYTVSSLLPHKNTEVLLKLLKKIIEEKVDLPTKLVITGVRDLKESDLWRFIKKEGLENNVISTGFVSDDEKFVLMKHCYCFLFPSVFEGFGMPPVEASAVGAIIVASNIEAIVEVTNGYNKILFVNNPLDEMEWLNQILKAKSMRVYDNQDSSYNNLLINKYSPENVGNQYIQVFLELTST
- a CDS encoding sugar transferase: MPTVVIILDSLLAAFILYCFTNEVLLATLYGITFGISIFAFRTCDVDHLESLHEQLTRVGVSSVLTTLFLSALFSMLKFRIPYFRTFYAIVSLLPSIPALNVALRKIERRSKKPVRFLVIGKKSDTEDIIREIEEKSQGRYLFSEFVNPSPEVVLKKMETHTHILVADYKLYETVKELVRKHKVQVEFLPHLAEKVLKRIPLELIDKFREYYEIEFEKVSESPVKRIIDVIGAVVGLVIYAPLIVVAGLLILIEDGKPVIFRQVRIGRNGEPFEFIKLRTLRNENYNPENPNSNISERALTVGKFLRRTRIDEAPQFWLVLKGKMSLVGPRPEMIEYHKLSSENIPYYSYRLKLKPGITGWAQINFSHTTSLDEYRRKTEYDLYYIKNRSTLLDLRILIQTIEALFWRRGAR
- a CDS encoding GDP-L-fucose synthase family protein; translated protein: MEKSAKIYVAGHRGMVGSAIVRKLVEKGYNNLVLRTHQELDLTDQRAVREFFEKERPEYVFLAAAKVGGILANSTYKADFIYQNIMIAANVIEASYRYGVKKLLNLGSSCIYPKNAPQPMKEEYLLTGPLEPTNEPYAVAKISAIKLCRYFNEQYGTNFISVMPTNLYGPNDNYNLETAHVIPALIRKFHLGKLLMNDDWDGIKRDLTRYPIGFGLEKELNIDDKDSIIRVLEKVGVKYGEVTVWGSGEVYREFMHVDDLADACVYLMENVDANELRKVSPDYFVNVGVGEDIKLSDLFYKIAKITEFHGYISKDSTKPDGVFRKLLDISTMIKFGWQPKISLDDGLRNTYKQYVVSGDSRE
- a CDS encoding tyrosine-protein phosphatase, with protein sequence MLDIHCHVLFGVDDGVETLDESLQILNEYKKNGVDCIVLTPHICHPTVKSDPVKIRENFNVLLNESAQIGVKLFLGSELYLTPRPGNFIPIRDRFVLVELDTINYPLYLFDTIFQLQLDGYEVILAHVERYQWLRENARIIRKLKDMNVYFQMNLDSIETDKFYMKEGYVEFLGTDYHGTKRGTINWNAFKRYKELIERSKKILNID
- a CDS encoding glycosyltransferase is translated as MNKFESFQKIAQIENRGPLVSVIIPTFNVEQQVTETLKSVMKAKQFFHNNGVYLECVVIDGNSSDNTRRIIEYFAGLNVVDKFISEPDNGIYDALNKGLKISNGEYVLVLGAGDVLITEKIELILRNLIEYKPDILYGNQVMVKRKRGRLIVKRLFISGKFLKARLKFGWHPPHGSTFIKKHG
- a CDS encoding DDE-type integrase/transposase/recombinase; amino-acid sequence: MPRKLNLPQRPSCPYCHHPKVYVNSRYFRRAPDGSLTQVFSFICPNCKRTFSFPKASRSPKPNKLFNFSYPRCPHCNTTMEIYKIRSSFVRFRCRKCKYKSNVYLLKNSSPQTNPLPFSPNYPLFICLLAFILFFSNLSFRQIRNVLSLNGYSPSVSTIYRWIKALSSAIKFTPIHFEVLCVDEKFEKLASKGKTDTVYVFLAVSLDNYLIANFRVSLNRDTLQAIKLIFPCQPKLVLSDGLTSYAQACEYLNISHKTISSRVNQAVESRNSLLAMFTQIRRGFKKLSNVIEYIKAFVVLHNIKRELRMQEPGDWVKIQRPLVEYLVNHFEELFAFG
- a CDS encoding DDE-type integrase/transposase/recombinase, with the translated sequence MPRKLNLPQRPSCPYCHHPKVYVNSRYFRRAPDGSLTQVFSFICPNCKRTFSFPKASRSPKPNKLFNFSYPRCPHCNTTMEIYKIRSSFVRFRCRKCKYKSNVYLLKNSSPQTNPLPFSPNYPLFICLLAFILFFSNLSFRQIRNVLSLNGYSPSVSTIYRWIKALSSAIKFTPIHFEVLCVDEKFEKLASKGKTDTVYVFLAVSFDNYLIANFRVSLNRDTLQAIKLISPCQPKLVLSDGLTSYAQACEYLNISHKTISSRVNQAVESRNSLLAMFTQIRRGFKKLSNVIEYIKAFVVLHNIKRKLRMQEPGDWVKIQRPLVEYLVNHFEELFAFG